A genomic segment from Blastococcus sp. PRF04-17 encodes:
- a CDS encoding SIR2 family protein, whose product MTTDIAAAGVRIHSLTEFTTIWALQRAKFGWLLGAGVSASAGVPLASSIRDRLLFDRYAAKHNLVRQNLDQTDPAQVERIHAYFDGSNGMPPLGSDSDYSAAFDLCLPDPSARKALLQDLIEDVRPGFGQRVFGGLVISGACDLAITTNFDRLIERGVHEAQRAGTDLRLPLQRELHVAGLDSTARAAVAIQERQWPLIVKLHGDFREKRLMNTESELQQQDVALRQFVADVSRQFGLAVSGYSGRDRSVMQMLEQTVRRPGAWPYGIWWLIRPNSPIPDSVRGLLTLAARQGVAANLVSAASFDETMSALARQVVVDEPMRNYFDGLHPKPRTTPAALPRHSRDWPVLRFNALPVAEASVEVTRIAVPAGWRRRMVRNAMTPRADWPVVVNGPGEVLCLGEPEAALRLLGDAARLNSLPHPGPATTSQIDLLADDAPAHHQLVLLQVVAHALQQSMPLRMRTGKDGNPELIVTDPAAEEAAGQADARTRLRLVYDGPLTGYLPAKYGQVAPNRNRRWAEEVHLSLDRRAGRHWVLFTPSTWIQPLPGEVESDALPSRDADPADSWRVQRWAERRFNEKWADMLRAWTTLLAPEDPTLLTVPAATPGGVPTARVLLGRTNAYSRPTW is encoded by the coding sequence GTGACCACAGACATCGCTGCCGCCGGAGTGCGGATCCACTCCCTGACTGAGTTCACGACGATCTGGGCGCTTCAACGAGCCAAGTTCGGCTGGCTGCTTGGCGCTGGCGTCAGCGCCTCCGCCGGGGTACCGCTCGCCAGCTCTATCCGCGATCGGCTCCTCTTCGACCGCTACGCGGCCAAGCACAACCTCGTCCGCCAGAACCTCGATCAGACCGACCCCGCCCAGGTCGAGCGGATCCATGCCTACTTCGACGGCAGCAACGGCATGCCGCCGTTGGGCAGTGACAGCGACTACTCGGCGGCGTTCGATCTCTGCCTGCCCGACCCAAGCGCGCGCAAGGCCCTCCTGCAAGACCTCATCGAGGACGTTAGGCCCGGCTTCGGACAGCGAGTCTTTGGCGGCTTGGTCATCTCCGGCGCATGCGATCTTGCGATCACGACGAACTTCGATCGGCTCATCGAGCGGGGCGTGCACGAGGCGCAACGGGCCGGCACGGACCTACGCCTGCCCTTGCAACGGGAGCTACACGTTGCCGGGCTCGACTCCACCGCCAGAGCGGCCGTCGCCATCCAGGAACGCCAGTGGCCCCTCATCGTGAAACTCCACGGAGACTTCCGCGAGAAGCGGCTGATGAACACCGAGTCCGAACTTCAACAGCAGGACGTGGCGCTCCGTCAGTTCGTCGCCGACGTCAGCCGTCAATTCGGGCTGGCAGTCAGCGGCTACAGCGGCCGAGATCGCTCGGTGATGCAGATGCTTGAGCAGACCGTCCGCCGCCCCGGGGCTTGGCCCTACGGCATCTGGTGGCTGATCCGACCGAACAGCCCGATCCCCGACTCGGTACGCGGCCTGCTGACTCTCGCGGCACGCCAGGGTGTGGCCGCTAATCTCGTGTCGGCTGCCAGCTTCGACGAGACCATGTCGGCCCTGGCGCGACAGGTCGTCGTCGATGAACCGATGCGCAACTACTTCGATGGTCTCCATCCGAAGCCGCGGACAACGCCGGCTGCCTTACCCCGGCACTCACGAGACTGGCCAGTGCTGCGCTTCAACGCCCTGCCTGTCGCTGAGGCCAGCGTCGAGGTGACCCGGATCGCGGTTCCAGCGGGCTGGCGCCGGCGCATGGTGCGCAACGCGATGACGCCTCGCGCAGACTGGCCGGTGGTGGTCAACGGGCCCGGCGAAGTGCTCTGCCTGGGTGAGCCCGAAGCGGCGCTCCGTCTACTCGGAGACGCTGCCAGGCTCAACTCATTGCCCCATCCCGGACCGGCGACGACGTCCCAGATCGATCTGCTGGCCGATGACGCCCCAGCACACCACCAACTCGTTCTTCTCCAAGTGGTTGCTCATGCGCTGCAGCAGTCAATGCCGCTACGGATGAGAACGGGGAAGGACGGCAATCCGGAGCTGATCGTCACCGATCCGGCCGCTGAGGAGGCAGCCGGGCAGGCCGACGCTCGCACTCGACTTCGTCTCGTCTATGACGGCCCACTGACGGGCTACCTGCCGGCAAAGTACGGGCAAGTTGCTCCAAACAGGAATCGACGATGGGCGGAAGAGGTGCATCTGTCGTTAGACCGTCGCGCGGGTCGCCATTGGGTCCTGTTTACTCCTAGCACCTGGATTCAACCCCTCCCAGGCGAGGTCGAGTCGGACGCGCTGCCAAGCAGGGACGCGGATCCTGCGGACTCGTGGCGGGTCCAACGGTGGGCGGAGCGTCGCTTCAATGAGAAGTGGGCAGACATGCTTCGAGCTTGGACCACGTTGTTGGCGCCCGAGGACCCGACTTTGCTCACTGTCCCGGCAGCGACTCCGGGAGGGGTGCCGACGGCCCGGGTCCTTCTCGGACGCACCAATGCCTACAGTCGGCCGACGTGGTGA
- a CDS encoding argonaute/piwi family protein: MVTAQMTPAQPTSSALAAFDRISDKPLVFGSSQDQQRGQHVNPLAGLLQHGPYAPFPMGDTIRVATIAAADQQQKLFDFLGRLHQGARATDRIRYVPDFPGFETAFRVRLQGVTDPHCHLGLAPDTAEEGTSDPHSRIVQALVAAIYALRDRRDKWDVVAILLPSRWEHLRKSLDGQFDLHDSIKAAVAPLGIPVQFLWENSALATTQWCSTAWRLSLAFFAKAGGIPWRINPTTSTTTAYVGLHYAIRGGTRNEFVTCCSQVFDAQGGGLEFVAYNLGPGDRTRRNPHLTREEMRVVMSRTADLYRHRHGGAMPRRFVIHKATPWREEEVEGVFDAWGAAHTVECITLQSSRWRGVELTGRGNAETGPKAATRAIQRGTLQQFDESSGLLWTRGPSRIGNDGQFYSPDGKSLPRPIAFTRYTGDGDLNLLAADILALTKLDWNNDSPYNSLPVTLGYAQKLAEVISNVPRLDDNVYRLFPDEGVGRPGASVRR; this comes from the coding sequence GTGGTGACCGCGCAGATGACGCCGGCGCAACCGACATCTTCCGCGTTGGCTGCGTTCGACCGCATCAGCGACAAGCCTCTTGTTTTCGGCAGCTCGCAGGATCAGCAACGCGGTCAACACGTGAACCCGCTCGCCGGCTTGCTGCAGCACGGGCCCTACGCGCCGTTTCCCATGGGAGACACCATCCGAGTCGCCACCATCGCCGCCGCTGATCAACAGCAGAAGCTGTTCGACTTCCTCGGCCGGCTCCATCAGGGCGCTCGGGCAACTGACCGAATCCGGTACGTCCCTGACTTCCCTGGCTTCGAGACCGCCTTTCGGGTTCGGCTGCAAGGGGTCACAGACCCGCACTGCCACCTCGGCCTGGCGCCTGATACCGCAGAAGAGGGCACTTCCGACCCACACTCACGTATCGTCCAAGCCCTCGTCGCAGCCATCTATGCTTTGCGAGACCGACGTGACAAGTGGGACGTCGTCGCCATTCTCTTGCCGTCACGATGGGAACACTTGCGCAAGTCGTTGGACGGCCAATTCGACCTTCATGATTCCATCAAGGCGGCAGTCGCTCCGTTAGGGATCCCTGTCCAGTTCCTCTGGGAGAATTCTGCGCTCGCCACAACTCAGTGGTGTTCCACCGCGTGGCGCCTCTCGCTTGCGTTCTTCGCGAAGGCCGGCGGCATCCCCTGGCGGATTAACCCTACGACCAGCACCACGACCGCTTACGTCGGCCTACACTACGCCATCCGAGGCGGCACCCGCAATGAGTTCGTCACGTGCTGCTCCCAAGTGTTCGACGCGCAAGGCGGAGGTCTGGAATTCGTCGCCTACAACCTCGGGCCGGGAGACCGCACCCGCAGGAACCCGCACCTAACTCGCGAAGAGATGCGGGTCGTGATGAGTCGCACAGCTGACCTTTATCGACATCGGCACGGTGGCGCCATGCCACGCCGCTTCGTCATCCACAAGGCAACCCCGTGGCGCGAAGAAGAGGTCGAAGGGGTCTTCGACGCGTGGGGTGCCGCGCACACCGTGGAGTGCATCACCCTGCAGTCGTCACGCTGGCGCGGAGTCGAGCTCACCGGCCGAGGAAACGCCGAAACGGGACCGAAGGCGGCCACAAGGGCTATCCAGCGAGGCACACTGCAACAATTCGACGAAAGCAGTGGCCTGCTCTGGACCCGAGGGCCATCGCGGATCGGCAACGACGGGCAATTTTACAGTCCCGATGGAAAGAGCCTCCCGCGCCCGATCGCCTTCACTCGCTACACCGGCGATGGCGATCTGAACCTTCTCGCCGCGGACATTCTGGCTCTGACAAAGCTGGATTGGAACAATGACAGCCCGTACAACTCTCTGCCCGTAACCTTAGGCTACGCTCAGAAGCTGGCCGAGGTTATATCCAACGTTCCGAGGCTTGACGACAACGTTTACCGGCTCTTCCCAGATGAGGGTGTAGGTCGGCCGGGCGCGTCGGTCCGCAGATAG
- a CDS encoding GlxA family transcriptional regulator, whose protein sequence is MRSGVYGSIAIVRAMRIGLIAIDGCFGSAVASVIDIVRVADGARGDVDPRIDPIELAILGPKRRVTTTASMTLSVDHPLSESAEFDVVVVPALGTLTAAATNDALQSRDARSVIASLGRLDDATTRIAAACTGVFAVAETGRMHHRRATTSWFLGPEFLKRYPTVALDLDTMVVVDGNLVTAGAAFAHIDLALSLVRSISPDLAQHVAKLLIIDERPSQAAFVAYEHLRHEDPIVVEFERFVRARLDEPFNVAFVAQSLGTSRRTLERRVRAALNLTPLGFVQRLRIERARHLSATTDLTSAEIALRVGYANAETLRSLLRRERRRS, encoded by the coding sequence GTGAGAAGTGGCGTATACGGCAGTATTGCTATTGTTCGCGCCATGCGTATCGGACTGATCGCGATCGACGGCTGCTTCGGTTCGGCGGTCGCGTCGGTCATCGACATCGTGCGGGTGGCCGACGGAGCCCGCGGCGATGTCGACCCGCGGATCGACCCGATCGAACTCGCCATCCTCGGACCGAAACGGCGAGTGACCACGACGGCATCGATGACCCTGTCGGTGGACCACCCGCTGTCGGAGTCCGCAGAGTTCGACGTGGTCGTCGTCCCTGCGCTTGGAACCCTCACGGCCGCCGCTACCAACGACGCCCTCCAGAGCCGAGATGCTCGTTCGGTCATCGCCTCGCTCGGGCGCCTCGACGACGCGACCACCCGGATCGCCGCAGCGTGCACCGGCGTGTTCGCTGTCGCCGAGACCGGACGGATGCATCATCGGCGGGCGACGACCAGCTGGTTCCTGGGGCCGGAGTTCCTGAAGCGCTATCCGACCGTCGCCCTCGATCTCGACACCATGGTCGTGGTCGACGGGAACCTCGTCACCGCCGGCGCCGCCTTCGCCCACATCGACCTCGCGCTCTCACTCGTGCGATCGATCAGCCCCGACCTGGCCCAACATGTCGCCAAGCTCCTCATCATCGACGAGCGCCCGTCGCAGGCGGCCTTCGTCGCCTACGAACATCTCCGGCACGAGGACCCGATCGTCGTCGAGTTCGAACGCTTCGTGCGCGCCCGCCTGGACGAACCGTTCAACGTCGCCTTCGTCGCGCAGTCGCTCGGCACCAGCCGGCGCACCCTCGAACGACGAGTCCGTGCGGCGCTCAACCTCACTCCGCTCGGCTTCGTCCAACGGCTTCGCATCGAACGAGCTCGGCACCTCTCAGCAACCACGGACCTCACCTCCGCCGAGATCGCGCTACGGGTCGGCTACGCGAACGCCGAGACTCTGCGCTCCCTCCTGCGCAGGGAGCGACGCCGTTCCTGA
- a CDS encoding putative quinol monooxygenase, whose translation MSTPASLPYAFVAKIVAADGQHDALADLLAGAVALANEEVGTIVWFAVRTHADTFWIFDAFPDEAAREAHANGAIVAALMANQHLLGAAPEILAADVLASKLP comes from the coding sequence ATGTCCACACCCGCATCACTTCCGTATGCCTTCGTCGCCAAGATCGTCGCGGCCGATGGACAGCACGACGCGCTCGCCGATCTGCTCGCCGGCGCTGTCGCGCTCGCCAACGAAGAAGTAGGAACGATTGTCTGGTTCGCGGTCAGGACCCACGCCGACACCTTCTGGATCTTCGATGCATTCCCCGACGAGGCCGCTCGCGAAGCCCACGCCAACGGCGCCATCGTCGCAGCCCTGATGGCCAACCAGCACCTCCTCGGCGCAGCACCCGAGATCCTGGCGGCCGACGTCCTCGCGTCCAAGCTCCCGTAG